DNA sequence from the Nicotiana tomentosiformis chromosome 3, ASM39032v3, whole genome shotgun sequence genome:
CTCCAATACCCAATGTTAACTACCTATGACAAAATTAATTAGAAACACTTTACGAGGCTGGACTTAACTTGGGTTAACTCAAATTTTCTTCTCTTGTACCAAGAGTCAATTAACCTTTCGTTGTTGACATTTATTTTTCATTGCCCCAAGTCAACTATTGCTTTTACATTTCATCTTTTGAGACAATTAATAGCATTTATATCATAAAAATACCGAAATTTTTAGTATTTGAGATTATCCAAGGATTTGTGAAAATCCTTATTTGGTTTTCTACACTGTGTTTTTATGAtccaaaaaggaaaaaagaagacaATTATGCGTGTAGGTAATTGATGGATTGAGTAATAGTCCCTTTTGTTATATATAGTAGCGCAAATGGTAAAATTTGCTCCTAAATTatgtaaaataatttaattgtcCTCCATTAATAGTTGAGCTACATGTTCTACTATTAAAAAATTGAGTCTATATTTGTCCTTATTGACTAACCGAACTAATAAGCACTAGAAACTGCTGAggagaagaaaaatcaaaattgtCACTGTAATATGCAAACTATATAGAAGATTTTACCACGACCACCTTTTTGAGATTATATTAAATCTTtaatttttctctttctttctttgttttatttttaaattttgagtTATTTGATTCTAATTTCTAGTTGGCATATTTAAATTCTAATATAAAAGATTATGCTATTTTGTAACAAAAAGGCATGATTGATCCAAACTATTAAAGGAAGAAAAAAATATGATGCGAGCAAATTATTTGTTCCTAATTTCTTATTCTGCtcatttcttttattattaaacaCCATTAATTTATAtgctcaataatatttttttatcttttttctttttaaacctAAATTTTATTTGTTCTATAGATAAGTCAAATACTATAGATTTAAAACAAAATTAGGGGATGTAAATgacttttacctttttttttaaaGCTTGGGTTTTTATGTTTTTAAGACAttttaaatacacaaaataatatataaaaatcaCATTTTTCTCGATACTATTTCATCTtcattattttttcaaatagaaaAGTCAAAATATAACTCTAAATTGTCCACGAATATAAATGAACTCAAAAACTCTTTTTCTTTATAATCTTGGTCAGTCGAATTGGCAAATTGAGCTGGAAAGAGCAATTCTTTATGTAATGTCAATTGTTAGTATATTCCAGCAAAAAAGAATATAATCCCATAACTAGTTTTAGTTTCGAGCAGTGGAGGTGACGAAAGGGTAGCTCTCATATGCATTTTCTAGTACGGAACCCTTCTCTTTTTCCATTTATTATtcgaattttctttcttttcctttttgttttattCCTTGTTGTTTGTTTGTACGCAAGAGAAGTGTCATAGGTGTGCCACTAACCGTTTTCTTTGTGAGTTATGTTTGTTTGTTGgttacatttttaataaaaatttgacATAAAATACGAGTAATAAATTTAACTTTCCTGGCAATGCAAGCATGAGAATCATGCTATCACTTGCTAGCTATCTTTGTCCTCCTCCCACATCGTTTATTACCATGAAATAAGAGAACTAGTGTCAGTTAGAACCAACCACTTTATCATTATTCACTGTTTTTCTTTCtctacaaaaaaaaaactaagaaACTATATATACACGTAGTTAGTTTCGATTGAGAAAGTTCCATCCAATAGCGCTTAGCCATGTGTGTAGATCGAAATGGCCTCGTGGAGCCGGTCAACGATAGCCTAAGAGAGAAGAAAAATGACGCATATGATCGTACTCGAGCTTTAGATCAATGTCCCAGAAGTAAGGAATATGCATGTGTGCTTCAACGAAAACATTAAAACAAACTAATTCAGCTCTACGTAAAATAGCTAAAGTGCGATTAAACAGTTGACATGATATATTTTCTTACATTACAAGCGAAGATCATATATATGTGTGGGTATATATATGCTTGTCGATTAGTTAAATAACCTAACCAATTATTTCAGTTTCAAAAAATATTTGGTTCTCTAAGCTATAGGGTATACATAAGTCGGGTTGGTTTAGGTTCTTCAATTATCACCTCAAACCAATTGTGTCAGattttttaaatctataaactaaCAAAAGTCGAGTTTTTCAATATCGATTTTTATtgagtttttcaattttttttgttgATAAAAACTTCATAACACAAAACATATAACATGTTCCCCAAATATTTCTTTGGTCCTAGTATGATACAACTATATAAGGTGTTAACCAAGAAAATAACACAAACTAATGTGAGATGAGTCAtgacattatactaaaatattcaataataaaaatacagaaatcgcataaaataaatattgctattAATAAGCCACAATGAAAATGAGCATAATCTAAAATTTctaagtcatgctaaaataagtatgaTGTAAACTAAGaatccaccaaactgtatagagaacccggttctctatcagttctcaCAGAACACATACACAACAGTAAGTAAATAATACAATAacattttacgtggaaaactttCAGCTCACgcgattaaaaatcacgacctacactcgtaggatttcaactttacTAACCGAgtaactttagattacaacctattgtaacctagaaattaaactcttaatcctcACCTACTTGTAATAACTATATTGCAAGCCTCTTGGTAATAACGCTATTAAAAAGTTAACcactttgactaactctagtcaaacacaaacacaaggtttatggtttACAAAGGTATCCTACAAGATGCTTCTAAATAAGCTGAGTAGGAGTTACAAGTGAATAACATTATCAAAGATACAACAATATTAAGGACACATGATGTACTCAATGCTGGGATCTGGTCCTTCGTTTTGTTGCTGCTTTGTTCTTCAATGTCTTTGAGTAAATGAAGGCGGCTGCACACTAGAGAGTAAAATGTGTTTTAGGATTTTGCAAGTGTATCTAATCCCTTGCCTCATGTTGGTAATATATAGGTGAGGTCACTAAAGATGACGCAAGCAAGTATCAAGTACACAATATGCTTCAACAATAACTGTTGCACTATTGCATGTACTGTGCAGCAACTTTAACAACTGTAAAGAGTTGACTTGTACTGTGACCGGAGGAACTGATATCCATCTGTTCCCTCTGATGTTCCCTTACCTGATTGCATTGGAACTTGTGCCAGATATTTGACTTGTTGGTCTGAGCACGGAGAGGCTTTGTATCAGATTCTTTATCTGATTCTCATATgaagtttgttaaatcatcaCAACAAAAaggcacataacttatcaatttttccctttttgatgatgaaaaACTTAGAATTGATATTCCCCCTTAGAACCAAACCTCCATATTATTCCCCCTGCATATTAGCCATATTCTCCTGAGAACCTGTTTTTCCTCTTCAAttttttcccccttttggcatcataagaATAATTTTACAAGTAAACACAAAAGGAAGTCCAGGAAAGTTAACTCATGTCacttgtgtgcacacaacatAGCTAAAGACAGAGCACCAGAGTATAACATGCATAGAAAGAGAACTAAGATGCTCATTAAATTTAAGGAGAAGAAAAACTAGTAGTACCATCATTACAAAATATTCACAAAATAAACATTACTAAAGTACCACAGTCATAGGGACAATATATCAAAACAGGACACTGGGAGATAGAACAGGGACTGATAAACTGAACATTGACAAGGGGACATTTTAGGGGGGCACTAGAAGTGGGAGGGAAGGACGAAGGGGCAAGAGCCTTGGGGAGACCATCCACTCGAGCATTTGCATCCCTCTGCTCATTAATCAGCTGCTCTTTCAGGTTCTCAACCTGTTTCCTCAGCTCTGCATTCTCAGCCGTCAAGCGGGCAACTTCTGCACCCTGAGGACTGTTAGAACCAGGTTCCTCTCTGGTTTGTCTTAGATTTCCTTCAAGAATGGCATTTTGTGCCTTCAGCCTCTTTATCTCCTCATTAGCAGCACTCTGAGCATCAATCAACTGAGAAATTGTAGAATTGTTGTCAACTCCCCCCTTCTTATCAATACACTCGCATTCCTCCAAGGTATTCATTGAGAACATTTGCTTACGAGTTCTCACGACTGCTTTTCCCAAGGGGACTTTGAAATGTTCAAAAACTTTAGTAAGCAAGAACCTATATGGCAACCCATGGTTCCCATTCCTCATTCACCTCTTCGTCTTCAACTTCCACAACATTGGTCGGAGGCAGATCCTCTACATCAATTAATCAACTCGCCTTCATCaatcttcttctcttctttttctcctTATTCTGCTTTAAGATATTTTTGAGGGCGTCATTCTTCTGCTGCCTAGTAGTGGGTCTCTTAAGAATAGACTCTTTAGAAGTTGTCCTACTACTCATAGCAGCGAGGAACTTGGCTACAGACACATTGTCATAATCCTCCTCACTCCCATCCCCTTTTTCCTCTCACACATACTTCATTTCTAGATATACAAAGTCTAAAGGAGTTGCATCTAGGTGAGGGAAATGAGGAGGGTCAGTACTGTCCATGGGCTATTTAGTGGAGCATGGAGTTTCATACCAAGTAGGAGCAGAGAACTCCTCTTAGGCAGAGGGAGCAGGTCCCTCTATTAGCTCACTTGTAGTACTGACTAGTACCAAGTCACCTTGAGGCACCAGGTCCTCATTTCCATCCCTATTCTCTTGCTTCCCCCTGAGCCACAATACTCACACAACCAGACACAGACTCCCAACGGGGCATCCTTTAGTAGCAATAGACAACATATtttctataacttctttctcacCCAAATCTTCTAGCAATGCAGTATTAGTAAGAGCTAGATAAGCATTACCTGATGGAGATAGGATGTTTAGATCAAAATTTTGAATAGAGGGGGTGTCAGATACACCAGATTCTTTACCAAGACCAGTGACAACCACTCGGTCCACACTTTCTTCCTCAACCCGCTGACTCGAGACCTCTGTACCTTTTTCCCCTTCCGGTCCTTCTACTTTCATTTTTTTTGTTGTAGCAGAGGGAGATATCAAAGCGACAAACTTCTTAGGAGTTTGGGTTTTCCGCTACGATAAGAACCAGAACTCGATGAAGTAGGGGGGAAGCAGTGAGTGGTGGTTGGTTGGTGATAGGGGTTTTAGTAGGTGAAAGATGAGGCTCCGATTCTAAAAGATGTGCTTCGTGAGACAAAAGAATAATAGGGATTTCAGTGGTGGCTTTTGGAGACTCTGATTTTTGTGAAGACATGATTAATTTTAAGAGTGAAGACACGAAAGAGAGGGTTTtcaaagagaaagagagagtttgatggctttgatatAGATAATTATGAGAGAGACTTGTCTTTTGGGGTTATTTAGAGGGAAAAGAGGGACCAGTTATAAATGGACGTGATGGAATGGGTAGTCGGGTTGGTTTGTAACGGGTGTGACATTTGGGTTTTAGACATATGGGAAAAGGGCGGACATACTTAATGACATGTCACACTTAGCAGTTCAAAATATATGTGAGTGTAAGAGGAACTACTAACCTGAGTCAcgggaaccaggttccctgactaATTTTGCAAATATGAGCATCATCCTTCTAACAGACTGCAATGTCATTAGCTGCTTTTTTATCCTGTAATTTCCATATGTGTTTACCTGTAATGGTATAGAATTGAGTTATAAGTTGctagaaaatacttttttataaTTTACCTTACCATCCTTTCATAGCCAGTCATTGAGGGACCAAATTCTCAATTTAATTTGTTCAATCCTAACTC
Encoded proteins:
- the LOC138908000 gene encoding uncharacterized protein yields the protein MEAIRILIAFISHLKFKLFRMDVKSAFMNGYLKEEVFVKQPPGFECHEHPEHVNTYGNYRIKKQLMTLQSVRRMMLIFAKLVREPGSRDSGNAYLALTNTALLEDLGEKEVIENMLSIATKGCPVGSLCLVV